CGTATAATCTGCAAGCGGCTGTGAGCTGGATTCAACAATGGCACGGAACAATCTGAACGATCTTCTCGCCTTCCGCGCCGTGGCGGTGGAGCGCAGCTTTACCCGCGCGGCGGCGCAGATGGGCGTCTCCACCTCGGCGCTCAGCCATGCGATCCGGGGGCTGGAGGAGAGGCTGGGCATCCGCCTGCTCAACCGCACCACGCGCAAGGTGGTGCCCACCGAGGCGGGCGAGCGCCTGCTGAACACCGTGGGCGCCCTGTTCGATGGGGTGGAGGCCGAACTCGCCAGCCTGAGCGATCTGCGCGACAAGCCCTCCGGCATGATCCGCATCACCACCAGCGCTCATGCGGCGCGCACCATTCTGGAACCGGCGCTGATCCCGCTGCTGGGGCAATACCCCGATCTGAAGGTGGAACTGAGCGCGGACGCCGGTTTCGTGGACATCGTCGCCGAAAGGTTCGATGCCGGGGTGAGGCTGGGCGAAACCGTGGCGCAGGATATGATCGCCGTGCCCATCGGCCCGGATATGCGGATGGCCGCTGCGGCCTCGCCCGCCTATCTCGCCCGGCATGCCGTGCCTCTGGTGCCGCATGATCTGGCGCGTCACAATTGCATCAACCTGCGCTTTCCCACCTATGGCGGCCTCTATGCCTGGGAGTTCGAGAAGGACGGGCGCGCGCTCAATGTGCGGGTCGATGGGCAGATGATCGTCAATGACACGGTGCTGGCGCTTCAGGCCGCGATGGACGGGCTGGGCATCGCCTATATCACCGAGGATCAGGTGCTGCCGCTGATTGCGCAGGGCCGGCTGGTGCGCGTGCTGGAGGATTGGTGCCCACCCTTTCCGGGCTATCACCTCTATTACCCCAGCCGGCGGCAGCATTCCTCGGGCTTTGCGGTGCTGATCGAGGCGCTGCGCTACCGCGCCTGAGGTCCGTCAGGCCTCTCGCCAGCGCTTGATGGCCTCGCTGACCTTGAGGCCCAGATCGGGGCTGCGGTTGCGACTTTTGTAGGGGATTGGCTGGCCTCCAGAATGGGCACGCCATTGTGGATGTCCTGCGCCAGCCAGCCGATATAGGCGCGGCTTTGTTCCGTGAATTGCCGCTGTTCTTCGGCATTGAGTTCGATCAGCCATGAATAGCCGAACGCCCCGTGATCGCAGGCCGCATCGAGGAACAGCCTGCCTTCCTCTTCCAGCAGGAACCAGCTTTGGGGCTCATGATCCATGACGTGCACAGGCTGCTCCTCGGGCAGGGATCGCAAGAGACCCCTCGTTCGCTGATGCATTGGGACGGGACAGGCGTCGTTTCAATCACCTTGTTGCACAGTTCAATCGGGCGCGGCAGCGCTTCTGGTGAAAGAGTCCGCGAGGCATAGGCTGACGATAAACTTGCGGCATGGAAGAGGGGTGGATGAAAAAGGCAGGCTTGTTGCTGGCTGCGGCGCTTTTGACGGGCGCGGCGGACCAGACCCCCGATCATGTCGTGGCCACGAAGAGCGGTCTGGTGCAGGGCGCGCCCAGCCTGCGCGATCCGGCGATCACCGTGTTCAAGGGCATTCCCTATGCCGCGCCGCCGGTGGGCGATCTGCGTTTCCGGCCGCCCGCGCCGGTCGCCGCGTGGCAAGGCGTGCGCAAGGCCGAGCATTTCGGCGCGATCTGCCCCCAGCCGCGCGAGCCCTTCGGCCCGCCACCCCCGGCCATGAGCGAGGATTGCCTGACGCTTAACGTCTGGAGCGGGGCGAAGCAGGCCGGTGAAAAACGCCCGGTGCTGGTGTGGATCTATGGCGGCGGTTTTCTCAACGGTTCGGGCTCCAACCCCAGCTTCGATGGCGAAGGGCTGGCGAAGAAGGGCGTGGTCGTCGTCACCTTCAACTATCGCGGCGGGGCGCTTGGCTTTCTGGCGACGCCCGAACTCAGCCGGGAATCGGGCCATGGCTCGGG
The Novosphingobium terrae DNA segment above includes these coding regions:
- a CDS encoding LysR family transcriptional regulator is translated as MARNNLNDLLAFRAVAVERSFTRAAAQMGVSTSALSHAIRGLEERLGIRLLNRTTRKVVPTEAGERLLNTVGALFDGVEAELASLSDLRDKPSGMIRITTSAHAARTILEPALIPLLGQYPDLKVELSADAGFVDIVAERFDAGVRLGETVAQDMIAVPIGPDMRMAAAASPAYLARHAVPLVPHDLARHNCINLRFPTYGGLYAWEFEKDGRALNVRVDGQMIVNDTVLALQAAMDGLGIAYITEDQVLPLIAQGRLVRVLEDWCPPFPGYHLYYPSRRQHSSGFAVLIEALRYRA